The genomic window TGGTTTTTGCAGGGCAATCAGAGTTGTGGCTTCTTCTTCTATTTCCAGTTCTCGTTTGTTGATCTCATCTTCCAGATCAAAAACTTCTGCCAGTTTTTTTTCATCGCGTTCCAGCAAGCCTGCCATGGAAAGCTGGATCATTTTTTCTACTTTGTTAGCTTGTTCGATTATAGATTTTTTGAGTTCCTGTATTTGTTTTAATAACATTTTATCACCTCGATTTAGTTATTTATCATTTCAATTATTTTTTGTGCTTTGAATACAGTTTCCGGTGGCATTGGAGCATAATTTAGAGCAGGAGCAAAAGCCTGTCCTTCCGATACCATCCAATTCAAAAGTTTCTTCAGCTTACCAATTTTTTCCTGGTCCAAATATTCAGGATTTCTGTGAACAATTATCCAGGTGAAACTACTTATGGGATAACCAAATTCAGCATTGGTATTTGTGATGTAGATCTTTGTATCTTCAGGAATTTCGGTTTCTGCCGCCACGCTTACACTTACCATGGAAGGCAATACAAAATTTCCGCTGGAATTCTGGATTTTTGCAAAAGACATTCTATTTTCGATGGCATAAGAAAGACTCAAGAATCCGATCGAACCGGACATGTCAGCTATAAAACTTGCCATTTCTTCATTACTTCTGGTAGAAAAAGCAAAGAATTTCTTAAGAGGATTTTCTTTTCTGTTTTTCCATTCCGTACTAACTTTGCACAGGTAATCGTTAAATATTTTGGAGGTTCCGCTTTCATCGGCTCTGTTAATTATCAGAATTCTCTGGTTGGGAAGAACAACATCAGGATTCAATGTAGTGATCTCATCATCATTCCAATGTGTGATCTTTCCCATGAAGATTTTTACCAGTAGTTCCGAAGTTAAATTCAACATCGGTTTGGCAGGAAGATTGTATACAACTGCAACAGCTCCCAAAGAGGTGGGAATGTATAAAATATTTTCTGAATCAGCTTTTTCCATGATGATGTCTGTGGCAGCAAAATCAACGCTTTTTTCTTTTAAACGGAAAATTCCACTACCCGATCCAATTCCCTGATAACCGATTTTCTGGCCGGTTGCTTTTTCATATTCCAGGAACATTTTCTTATAAAGTGGTTCTGGGAATGTAGCGCCTGCTCCGCTCAGATCTTTTTCAAAATTGGAGCAGCCAATTACGATAAGAATAACAGTAACAATTATAAATAGAATTTTTTTCATTTATCCCTCATTAGATTGAACAGGAAGGCATTTTGGCACATGCTTCACGATATCTCCCTGACAAATGTAAATTGTATTTTCAGCTATATTTGTAGAAAGATCTGCAATTCTTTCATAATTCTTGGAGATCCTGTTCATATGAAGTGCGATCTCCACAGATATTTTCATATTATTAATAAGCAGTTTAAATATCCGATCATGAAGTCTGTCAATAGAATCATCTTGTTTTCTCACGTCCAATGCCAGTTCATTGTCTTCGTATATGAATGCACTCATAGCATTCTGCAGCATTTTCTTGGCATCTTTGGCCAGTTTTGCCAATTCGATGATAGGCTTGTAGAATGGTTTTTGCAGTAAGAATTTGTAGCTTCTGGCAATGTTCACCGTAAGATCACCCATTCTTTCTAATTCGATATTAATCTTCATTATTGCCAGTATCATTCGCAAGTTGCGGCATTCCGGTGTGTGCAAAGCTATCAGATTCATGCATAGTTCATCGATATCGTTATCCATTTTGTTCACGACAGTTTCCAATGCTAAAACCTGATTCAGATTCTCAGGTTTCTTCTCGATGTAACCCTTGAAACAAAGCTCCATCATGTTTTCGATCAGCATAGACTGCTCGATCAGCATTTTCTTTAGTTTTCCGATTCTTTCTGATAACATTTCAATCACCCGAATTTAAAATTTTATCCAAAAACACCTCTGTGATCAGGTTTTTAACCAAACACACCTGATAGATAAGCTTCCGTACGTTTATCTTTGGGAACTGTAAACATCTTCTTGGTTTCGCCAAATTCCACCATTTCTCCCAGATACATAAAAGCTGTGAAATCGGAAATTCTACCTGCTTGAGCGATATTGTGGGTTACGATCAGGATGGTAACCTTAGTTTTCAAATCCAGACAGAGTTCTTCGATCTTGGCTGTAGATTGCGGATCCAGAGCCGAAGTCGGTTCGTCCAATAATAGAATATCGGGATTATTTGCCAATGCCCGGGCAATACACAAACGCTGCTGCTGACCGCCCGATAAAGAGAATGCAGATGCAGAAAGTCGATCTTTAACTTCATCCCAGAGCCAGGCATTTTTCAAACTTGTTTCCACCACTTCATCGATGTAAGATTTATTTTCGCCGCGTATTTTTAAGCCATAAGCGATGTTGTTATAGATTGTTTTTGGAAAGGGATTCGGTCGTTGAAATACCATTCCTACTTTTGTACGAACCCTGGTTACATC from Candidatus Cloacimonadota bacterium includes these protein-coding regions:
- the pstS gene encoding phosphate ABC transporter substrate-binding protein PstS codes for the protein MKKILFIIVTVILIVIGCSNFEKDLSGAGATFPEPLYKKMFLEYEKATGQKIGYQGIGSGSGIFRLKEKSVDFAATDIIMEKADSENILYIPTSLGAVAVVYNLPAKPMLNLTSELLVKIFMGKITHWNDDEITTLNPDVVLPNQRILIINRADESGTSKIFNDYLCKVSTEWKNRKENPLKKFFAFSTRSNEEMASFIADMSGSIGFLSLSYAIENRMSFAKIQNSSGNFVLPSMVSVSVAAETEIPEDTKIYITNTNAEFGYPISSFTWIIVHRNPEYLDQEKIGKLKKLLNWMVSEGQAFAPALNYAPMPPETVFKAQKIIEMINN
- the phoU gene encoding phosphate signaling complex protein PhoU, whose protein sequence is MLSERIGKLKKMLIEQSMLIENMMELCFKGYIEKKPENLNQVLALETVVNKMDNDIDELCMNLIALHTPECRNLRMILAIMKINIELERMGDLTVNIARSYKFLLQKPFYKPIIELAKLAKDAKKMLQNAMSAFIYEDNELALDVRKQDDSIDRLHDRIFKLLINNMKISVEIALHMNRISKNYERIADLSTNIAENTIYICQGDIVKHVPKCLPVQSNEG
- the pstB gene encoding phosphate ABC transporter ATP-binding protein PstB, with the protein product MVNENKNQITAHIRTEDLNLWFSEKHVLKDVNIPIYDRKVTALIGPSGCGKSTLLRCFNRMNDLIPEAKIKGKVLLNKHNIYEPKTDVTRVRTKVGMVFQRPNPFPKTIYNNIAYGLKIRGENKSYIDEVVETSLKNAWLWDEVKDRLSASAFSLSGGQQQRLCIARALANNPDILLLDEPTSALDPQSTAKIEELCLDLKTKVTILIVTHNIAQAGRISDFTAFMYLGEMVEFGETKKMFTVPKDKRTEAYLSGVFG